One Lampris incognitus isolate fLamInc1 chromosome 18, fLamInc1.hap2, whole genome shotgun sequence genomic region harbors:
- the klhl38a gene encoding kelch-like protein 38 has product MAVSSCEVFLYKDQELPSHLLTQLNNLQQERILTDVLLCTEHREIPCHRNILVSSSPYFRAMFCNNFLESSQARVDLKGISPDVLSGIVDYVYTGIITISMEIVLPLMQAASMLHYGRLFEACSLFLQEQLSPENCLSMIRLSEILHFESLRERAREMAVRCFSDVATTEDFSELSLPELMCYLEDDRLCAEEEQVFETLLAWIHHDPFSRRGAIHDLFKRVRLRYIHPTYLFQFIANDPLVQSSTLCTEIIESVRRLMLSVSTKCSHELKPLWTTPRCYTCRETLVVVGGRKNNKQTSREALLYDERTHRWQWLAKLPLRLYRAAYVCVHSILYVVGGLSLCMTSGDSSVSATVYTLSLKTNQWRTAEPMLEPRYAHQSVSYLHFIFVLGGIGVDKQISNSVERYNSMFNQWEAMAPMPTPALHPAVAASDQKIYVFGGEDAMQNPVRLFQVYHISRNLWSRLETRTVKNVCAPAAIIEDKIYIIGGYTRRMIAYNTKANKFAKCENLKEQRMHHSATVINNKLYVTGGRILTGHDVIEDSDCFECYDPKMDVWTSKGSLPYKLFDHGSLPLVCVSNRPNPP; this is encoded by the exons ATGGCCGTTAGCTCCTGTGAAGTGTTTCTATACAAAGACCAAGAGCTCCCCTCCCACCTCCTCACCCAGTTAAACAACCTCCAGCAGGAGCGTATTCTAACAGACGTCCTGCTTTGCACCGAGCACCGGGAGATCCCATGCCACCGTAACATTCTGGTCTCCAGTAGCCCGTACTTCCGAGCCATGTTTTGCAACAACTTCCTGGAAAGCAGCCAGGCCCGCGTAGACCTGAAGGGAATCTCACCGGATGTCCTCAGTGGCATTGTGGACTATGTTTACACAGGCATCATCACCATCTCCATGGAAATTGTGCTGCCACTCATGCAGGCAGCATCTATGCTCCACTATGGACGTCTCTTTGAGGCATGCTCACTGTTTCTCCAAGAGCAGCTCAGTCCAGAGAACTGCCTGAGTATGATACGACTTTCAGAGATACTCCATTTTGAGAGCCTGAGGGAGAGGGCGAGGGAGATGGCTGTCAGGTGTTTCTCCGACGTGGCCACGACAGAGGACTTCTCTGAGTTGTCTCTCCCTGAGCTCATGTGTTACTTGGAGGATGACCGACTCTGCGCAGAGGAAGAACAGGTATTTGAAACCCTCCTGGCATGGATCCACCATGACCCATTCTCACGACGTGGTGCAATCCACGATCTCTTCAAGAGGGTTCGCCTTCGCTACATTCACCCAACCTACCTGTTCCAGTTTATTGCCAACGACCcattggtgcaatcatccacccTTTGCACCGAGATAATCGAGTCAGTGCGCCGCCTTATGCTCTCAGTCAGCACCAAGTGCAGCCATGAACTCAAGCCACTTTGGACCACTCCAAGATGCTACACCTGCCGGGAAACACTAGTGGTGGTCGGGGGGCGTAAAAACAATAAGCAGACTTCCCGAGAAGCCCTGTTATACGATGAGAGGACCCATCGGTGGCAATGGTTGGCCAAGCTGCCTCTGCGCCTTTACAGAGCAGCctatgtgtgtgttcatagcaTCCTCTATGTGGTTGGTGGGCTAAGTCTCTGCATGACATCAGGCGACAGCTCAGTCAGCGCTACAGTTTATACACTCTCCCTCAAGACCAACCAGTGGAGGACTGCTGAGCCCATGTTGGAGCCCAGATATGCCCACCAAAGTGTTTCCTATCTGCACTTTATTTTTGTCCTGGGAGGCATTGGTGTAGACAAACAAATCTCCAACTCAGTGGAGAGGTATAACAGTATGTTTAATCAATGGGAGGCCATGGCACCAATGCCCACACCTGCACTGCATCCAGCAGTGGCGGCAAGTGATCAGAAAATCTATGTTTTCGGAGGGGAAGATGCCATGCAGAATCCTGTCAGGCTTTTTCAG GTGTATCACATCTCTCGCAACTTGTGGTCCAGGCTGGAAACCAGGACAGTGAAAAATGTTTGTGCACCTGCTGCCATCATCGAGGACAAGATTTACATAATAGGAG GGTACACCAGAAGAATGATAGCCTATAACACCAAAGCAAACAAATTTGCCAAGTGTGAAAATCTGAAGGAGCAAAGGATGCATCACAGTGCCACCGTAATAAACAACAAGCTCTATGTGACCGGTGGGCGCATCCTCACTGGCCATGATGTCATCGAAGACTCGGACTGCTTCGAGTGTTATGACCCCAAGATGGATGTGTGGACCTCAAAGGGCTCTCTGCCATACAAGTTATTTGACCATGGCTCACTTCCATTAGTCTGCGTTTCCAACAGGCCCAACCCACCTTGA